The nucleotide sequence CAACGAGATCGCCGACGCGACCGAGCACCTGATCATGGACGCCATGCAGCAGGCCGACGCGCTTGCGCGCGGCGGATTGCCTGCCGCTACCGCCGCCATCGGCATCGCGATGCCGCTCTCGCCGAGGCTGAGGGAGCTTTCGCCCGACGAGCTCGATCTGATGCAGCTCGTGCACAACTACGGCGTGGTCCAGGCCGTGCTCGACCGCGCCTCGGGCAGCGATCTGGAAGTGGCGCGCAAGATCGCCGCCCTGATCCAGCGGGGATACCTCCGGCAGTTCTGAGCGCGCATCCGGTCCCTGAACGCGTTACAACGGGGACGGTGGACAACGATGCTACAGAACGGGTGCCCACGGAGCTCGAGGCCGGACATCCCAAGCCGGTGCGGCTCACGCTGCTCAGCCATGGCTCGGGTTGAGCCTGCAAGCTCCGCCCGTCGGAGCTCGCGCAGGTCTTGCGCGAATTGAGCCCTGGGCACCGGCCGGGATCGCTGCTCGTCGGGACCGAGACGCGCGACGACGCGGCGGTGTGGAAGCTGGACGCCCGGCGCGGCCTGGTCGCGACGGTCGACTTCTTCGCGCCGGTGGTCGACGACCCGCGCGACTACGGCTGGATCGCCGCCGCCAATTCGCTCTCGGACGTCTATGCGATGGGCGGCAAGCCTCTCTACGCGCTGAACGTCGTGGGGTGGCCGCGCTCGCAGCCGTTCGAGCTGCTCGGGGAGATCCTCGACGGTGGCGCCCAGGCGGCGCGCGAGGCGGATTGCGCCATCGTCGGCGGGCACAGCGTAGACGATCTGGAGCCGAAGTACGGATTGGCGGTGACCGGCCTGGTGGACCCGAAGCGGGTGCTGACGAACGCAGGCGCGAAACCGGGCGACGTGCTGCTGCTGGGCAAGGCGCTCGGCACCGGGATCGCCATCTCGGCGATCAAGAAGGGAACGGCGGATCCGGGGCTGGTGCTCGCTGCCACGGCGCAGATGAAGGAACTCAATCGCGCCGCCGGGGAGGTGTACGCGCGGAACTGGAAGTCCGTGCATGCGCTCACCGACGTGACCGGATTCGGCCTGCTCGGGCACCTCGACTCCGCGATGCGCGCCTCGAAGACGCGGGCCCGCATCGACGCGGCGGCCATCGCGGTGCTGCCCGGCGTGCGCGAGCTGGCCGCAGCGGGCATCCTCCCGGGTGGCACGAAGGCGAACCTGGAGTTCGTTGCGGAGAGAACGACCTTCCCCGCCGGCATGGCAGAGGCGGACCGGCTCGTGCTCGCCGATGCGCAGACCAACGGCGGCATGCTCGCGGCGGTCGACGCGAAAGCAGCCCCGAAGATCCTCGCGACGCTCGCCAACGCCGGCGCGCCGGCCCTCGCCATCGGCGAGGTCGTGCGGCCGCGCCGCGGCGGGTCGCCCGGAGTCGACGTGCTCGGTGAAATTTCCGCGTTCGGGGCCCGTACAGGGACACAGGAGAAACGCAGATGATTCGCACTGTCGCATCCATCGCCGCCATCGGCCTGATCGCCTGGATCGCCTTCAAGATCGTCTTCGGCGTCGCCGGGGGGCTGCTCGGCCTGTTGTTCTCGCTGGCCATGTTCATCCTCAAGGTCGCGCTGGTGGTCGGGCTGGTGTACTGGCTCCTCACGGTCTTCAGCCCCGAAACCGCGCGGAAGATGCGCAATGCGATCCGGGGTGAGTCTCTGTAAGTCTTGGGATTGCTTGCCTTTCTGCTAAGCTTCCAGGCGTGCGCCGCGCGCTTGCGTTGAGCTTCGTCCTCCTGCTCGACCTGCCCGCGGCAGCGGAGCCGCAGGCGCCCCTCGTCGTCGTCCTCGACCCTGGCCACGGCGGCAGATGGCCGCACGACGGCGCCCACGGACGGCGGGGGCTGCACGAGAAGGTGATCGCGCTGCAGGTCGCGCAGAAGACCAAGGAACTGCTCGAGGGACAGGGCGCGACGGTGATCCTCACCCGCGATACCGACGACGACGTCCCGCTGGCCGATCGCGTCCGCATCGCCAACGAAGCCGGCGCCGACGTGTTCGTCAGCATCCACTGCAACGCGATGGAGAAGCACGAGGACCGCAAGGTGACCCGCGGCGTGGAGACGTACTTCCTCTCCCCGGATCCGACCGATGCGGAAGCGAAGATGCTCGCTCAGCTCGAGAACGGCGGTCCCGAGG is from Deltaproteobacteria bacterium and encodes:
- the selD gene encoding selenide, water dikinase SelD, coding for MPTELEAGHPKPVRLTLLSHGSGUACKLRPSELAQVLRELSPGHRPGSLLVGTETRDDAAVWKLDARRGLVATVDFFAPVVDDPRDYGWIAAANSLSDVYAMGGKPLYALNVVGWPRSQPFELLGEILDGGAQAAREADCAIVGGHSVDDLEPKYGLAVTGLVDPKRVLTNAGAKPGDVLLLGKALGTGIAISAIKKGTADPGLVLAATAQMKELNRAAGEVYARNWKSVHALTDVTGFGLLGHLDSAMRASKTRARIDAAAIAVLPGVRELAAAGILPGGTKANLEFVAERTTFPAGMAEADRLVLADAQTNGGMLAAVDAKAAPKILATLANAGAPALAIGEVVRPRRGGSPGVDVLGEISAFGARTGTQEKRR
- a CDS encoding N-acetylmuramoyl-L-alanine amidase yields the protein MACLSAKLPGVRRALALSFVLLLDLPAAAEPQAPLVVVLDPGHGGRWPHDGAHGRRGLHEKVIALQVAQKTKELLEGQGATVILTRDTDDDVPLADRVRIANEAGADVFVSIHCNAMEKHEDRKVTRGVETYFLSPDPTDAEAKMLAQLENGGPEAVPLPKANDAVMGILNDLALGQARNDSAALALIVQQHMVRGTRAPSRGVRQAPFLVLSGTRMPSALVEIGFISHPREGRMLGGATYQRKVASALAEGVRDFADKVLARRLVAQVRPPSEKADAPRVNAAAVVASPGGTR